In Blastopirellula sp. J2-11, a single genomic region encodes these proteins:
- the glgC gene encoding glucose-1-phosphate adenylyltransferase, whose protein sequence is MQNVLSVILAGGKGSRLEPLTRDRAKPAVPFGGVYRIVDFALSNCLNSGLRHIQLLTQYKGQSLDRHANTGWQRYFCRELGEFIDVIPPQQRIDEQWYQGTADAVYQNIYAMEKHRPDYVMILAGDHIYKMNYASMIDYHIENGADLTIGALRVSTEEAKSFGVMQVDTDQRIVGFEEKSPTPKTIPGEPDHCLASMGIYVFNAHFLFEQLCQDATRRDSAHDFGKNIIPSIIDKQRVFAFPFRDENRKQDAYWRDVGTLDAYFEANMDLVTVDPLLNLYDQDWPLRTYQPNVPPPKFVFAGSAEEGRRGCALDSIVCGGSIISGGEVERSIIGANVRVNSFAHVEDSILFEGVNIGRHTRIRRAIIDKGVHIPSGTEIGFDLEMDRRRGFTISSGGVVVIAKGDAVESMVRAEREQVIV, encoded by the coding sequence ATGCAAAACGTACTCTCCGTCATCCTCGCAGGCGGAAAAGGGTCGCGATTGGAACCGCTGACGCGCGATCGCGCGAAGCCGGCTGTTCCTTTCGGCGGCGTCTATCGCATCGTTGATTTCGCGCTCTCTAACTGTTTGAACAGTGGTCTGCGTCATATCCAATTGCTGACGCAGTACAAAGGTCAAAGTCTCGACCGGCACGCGAACACCGGCTGGCAGCGTTATTTTTGCCGCGAGTTGGGTGAATTTATCGACGTCATCCCGCCGCAGCAGCGTATTGATGAGCAGTGGTATCAAGGAACCGCCGACGCGGTTTACCAAAATATCTACGCGATGGAAAAGCATCGCCCTGACTATGTGATGATTCTCGCCGGCGACCACATCTATAAGATGAACTACGCGTCGATGATCGATTATCACATCGAGAACGGCGCCGACTTGACGATTGGCGCGCTTCGCGTTTCGACCGAAGAAGCGAAGTCGTTTGGCGTGATGCAGGTCGATACCGATCAACGGATCGTCGGCTTTGAAGAAAAGTCGCCGACGCCGAAGACGATCCCCGGCGAACCCGACCATTGTCTGGCTTCGATGGGCATTTACGTCTTTAACGCTCACTTTTTGTTCGAGCAGCTTTGCCAAGACGCGACGCGCCGCGACAGCGCCCATGATTTTGGTAAAAACATCATTCCGTCGATCATCGACAAGCAGCGCGTTTTCGCCTTCCCGTTCCGGGACGAAAACCGCAAGCAAGACGCCTATTGGCGCGACGTAGGGACGTTGGACGCTTACTTTGAAGCGAACATGGACCTGGTCACCGTCGATCCGCTGTTGAATTTGTACGATCAAGATTGGCCGCTGCGGACTTACCAGCCGAACGTCCCCCCGCCCAAGTTTGTCTTCGCCGGCTCGGCCGAAGAAGGTCGTCGCGGTTGTGCGCTCGATAGCATCGTTTGCGGCGGATCGATCATCTCCGGCGGTGAAGTCGAACGCAGCATTATCGGCGCCAACGTCCGGGTCAACAGCTTCGCGCATGTCGAAGATTCGATCTTGTTCGAGGGGGTCAATATCGGCCGTCACACACGGATTCGCCGTGCGATTATCGACAAGGGCGTACACATCCCATCCGGAACCGAAATCGGTTTTGATCTCGAGATGGACCGCCGCCGCGGCTTTACGATCAGCTCTGGCGGAGTGGTCGTGATCGCCAAAGGAGACGCCGTCGAAAGCATGGTCCGCGCCGAACGAGAACAAGTCATCGTCTAA
- a CDS encoding type III pantothenate kinase: MSGVWGAVDVGNTSIHIGLFNRTDSRPLPAPATTFSSASRAPDFTRLAEMLPNEPITWNIVSVNRAGQAALESWLSAARPRDQHHALNHAELPLTISVAAPEKVGMDRLAAAVGANAIRDPQRPAIIIDAGSAITVDVVSVAGDFLGGAIVPGMKMAARALAGQTDMLPEITVDVGEIPTAIGADTLSAMRSGLFYSAVGGVRELIERFTAQLDGPAPQVIFAGGDAAKLAPQMPVASVTIDHLVLGGVAIAARYAKAPR, from the coding sequence ATGAGCGGCGTTTGGGGAGCAGTCGACGTCGGCAATACGTCGATTCATATCGGTCTGTTTAACAGGACCGATTCGCGTCCTCTCCCTGCGCCGGCAACTACGTTCAGTTCAGCATCGCGCGCACCAGACTTCACGCGGCTGGCCGAAATGTTGCCCAACGAGCCGATCACCTGGAACATCGTCAGCGTCAATCGCGCCGGTCAGGCAGCGCTGGAAAGTTGGCTGAGCGCCGCTCGCCCCCGCGATCAACATCACGCTTTGAATCACGCCGAATTGCCGCTCACGATTTCGGTCGCCGCCCCCGAAAAAGTTGGCATGGATCGCTTGGCCGCGGCGGTCGGCGCCAATGCGATTCGTGATCCGCAGCGCCCGGCGATCATCATCGACGCCGGCAGCGCGATCACGGTCGACGTCGTTTCGGTCGCCGGCGATTTCCTGGGCGGAGCAATCGTACCAGGCATGAAGATGGCGGCTCGCGCCTTGGCCGGTCAAACCGACATGTTGCCAGAGATCACGGTCGACGTCGGCGAAATTCCGACCGCGATCGGCGCCGATACGCTTTCCGCAATGCGCAGCGGACTCTTCTACAGCGCCGTCGGCGGCGTCCGCGAGTTGATCGAGCGATTCACCGCCCAGCTAGACGGACCAGCGCCGCAAGTAATCTTCGCCGGCGGCGACGCCGCAAAATTAGCGCCGCAAATGCCGGTCGCAAGCGTCACGATCGATCACCTGGTGCTGGGAGGAGTCGCCATCGCCGCCCGATACGCAAAGGCGCCGCGATGA
- a CDS encoding DUF1559 domain-containing protein, whose product MPRHAPRGFTLVELLVVIAIIGVLIALLLPAVQQAREAARRLDCKNRMKQIGLSLHNYHDTHRTFPFGTIIEPNACPPASSARRGAPWTVMILPFLEQNARYDQFDFKGTFAGIANEGSSTNEALQIIPNSAYQCPTDPNASTDEPNTNYRGVQGGGALADALCATGTASNQRLFFDSGMLFMNSKIGLRDVTDGTTNTWMVGESRWWFAVGQNTPYDTYFTWASTVRNAGTSSHVNVVAAAVDPINNPLVDYNPANGPYTDHPAGIGAVVGTHTRAFGSWHVGGAQFIRGDASVHFATETMDLSIYRQMATRSDGLPIGGSQ is encoded by the coding sequence ATGCCACGCCATGCCCCACGCGGCTTTACGCTTGTCGAGCTGTTGGTCGTGATCGCGATTATCGGCGTCCTCATCGCCCTGCTGTTGCCGGCGGTTCAACAGGCCCGGGAAGCGGCGCGCCGTTTAGACTGCAAAAACCGAATGAAACAGATCGGTCTTTCACTGCACAATTATCACGATACGCATCGGACGTTTCCCTTTGGAACGATCATCGAGCCGAATGCGTGCCCCCCGGCAAGTTCCGCTCGTCGCGGCGCTCCGTGGACCGTCATGATCTTGCCGTTTCTCGAGCAAAATGCGCGCTACGATCAGTTTGATTTTAAAGGGACGTTCGCCGGTATCGCCAACGAAGGGAGCAGCACCAACGAAGCGCTGCAAATCATCCCGAACTCGGCCTATCAATGCCCGACTGATCCGAATGCGAGCACCGATGAGCCGAATACGAACTATCGCGGAGTTCAAGGAGGCGGCGCCCTCGCCGATGCGCTGTGTGCGACGGGAACCGCCAGCAATCAACGTCTGTTCTTCGACAGCGGCATGCTGTTTATGAACTCCAAAATCGGTTTGCGCGACGTGACCGACGGGACGACGAACACCTGGATGGTTGGCGAATCTCGCTGGTGGTTCGCCGTCGGTCAAAACACCCCTTACGACACGTACTTCACCTGGGCTTCAACGGTCCGCAATGCGGGGACTTCGAGCCATGTCAATGTTGTCGCCGCCGCGGTCGATCCGATTAACAATCCGCTGGTCGACTACAACCCGGCGAATGGGCCTTATACGGATCATCCGGCCGGCATCGGCGCCGTCGTCGGCACGCATACCCGCGCCTTCGGCAGTTGGCACGTTGGCGGAGCGCAGTTTATTCGCGGCGACGCATCGGTCCATTTTGCGACCGAAACGATGGACCTCTCGATCTATCGCCAGATGGCGACGCGCAGCGATGGCCTGCCGATTGGAGGATCGCAATGA
- a CDS encoding NAD(P)/FAD-dependent oxidoreductase: protein MSGKLRKSYDAVVIGGGPAGLSAALVLGRACREVLLVDAGAGRNAPATAIHGFLGHDGTSPSELRRIGRAQLQPYDVDVQDATVTSVKKLDAGFEIAIDQAIVQCRTLILATGIADKLPEIPGAKVWWGRGVLLCPYCHGWEIRNQPWAFMAPTKQLIDRATMLLGWTKDLTYLCGDVQLPPDQRRWLTEHAIAIREEPIVAFEGVEERFTGVTFAQGERLDCAAVFVASRFSQQSPLAVQLGCEVEAEGHIAGMIKTELNGVTSVAGLFIAGDAASAGATSVASAASEGMMAAVSANMTMLKAEAAL from the coding sequence ATGAGCGGAAAGTTACGAAAAAGTTATGACGCAGTAGTGATCGGCGGCGGACCGGCTGGGTTGAGCGCGGCGCTGGTGTTAGGCCGCGCTTGTCGCGAAGTGCTGCTGGTCGATGCTGGGGCGGGACGGAATGCGCCCGCGACGGCGATTCATGGCTTTTTGGGGCACGATGGAACGTCGCCCAGCGAATTGCGGCGGATCGGGAGAGCGCAGTTGCAGCCGTACGATGTCGATGTGCAGGATGCGACGGTGACGAGCGTCAAAAAATTAGACGCTGGATTTGAAATTGCAATCGACCAGGCGATTGTGCAATGTCGGACGTTGATTTTGGCGACCGGCATTGCGGACAAGTTGCCGGAGATCCCCGGCGCCAAAGTTTGGTGGGGCCGCGGCGTGTTGCTTTGTCCCTATTGCCATGGCTGGGAGATCCGCAATCAACCCTGGGCGTTTATGGCGCCGACCAAACAACTGATCGACCGGGCGACGATGCTGTTGGGCTGGACCAAAGATCTGACTTACTTGTGCGGTGACGTGCAGTTGCCGCCTGATCAGCGGCGCTGGCTGACGGAGCATGCGATCGCAATTCGCGAAGAACCGATCGTCGCCTTCGAAGGCGTGGAGGAGCGTTTTACCGGCGTCACTTTTGCCCAGGGAGAACGACTCGACTGCGCGGCGGTTTTTGTCGCTTCGCGATTCTCGCAACAATCGCCGCTGGCGGTGCAATTGGGCTGTGAGGTAGAGGCTGAGGGGCACATCGCCGGAATGATTAAAACCGAGTTGAATGGAGTGACTTCGGTCGCCGGGTTGTTCATCGCAGGCGACGCCGCATCGGCCGGCGCAACGAGCGTCGCTTCGGCCGCTTCCGAAGGAATGATGGCCGCGGTTTCCGCCAACATGACAATGTTGAAAGCGGAAGCCGCTTTGTAG
- a CDS encoding helix-turn-helix domain-containing protein, with protein MITPMRSVTELRATIEGFAARVAAQRVQEDVSLQPLLDQFSRMKAAAQTADYDEFAACDQAFHQAIIEVADVPSLFEAWRTVFETQHPFRMETLQRCWPDLSMLHESHRPLVEAIASGNSQEAEEASIAHLDAIWFRLAVASDDPSLPRDPLSRACAYLAFHFSEPIRLTVVAREIAGCTAGHLARLFRDELDLSFSEYLIELRMQKGAQLLQNTSRAIQDVARRVGYQDPSRFTRHFRRRFGQTPGMFREKYKFNQRKTRSGYSAM; from the coding sequence ATGATTACCCCGATGCGATCCGTCACCGAATTACGTGCGACGATCGAAGGTTTTGCTGCGCGCGTTGCGGCGCAGCGTGTTCAAGAGGATGTCAGTCTGCAGCCGTTGCTCGATCAGTTCAGCCGCATGAAAGCGGCTGCCCAGACGGCCGACTATGACGAGTTCGCCGCCTGCGATCAGGCGTTTCATCAAGCGATCATCGAAGTCGCCGACGTACCCTCGTTATTCGAAGCTTGGCGAACCGTATTTGAGACGCAGCATCCTTTTCGGATGGAGACGTTGCAGCGCTGTTGGCCGGATCTCTCGATGCTGCACGAATCGCATCGGCCGTTAGTCGAAGCGATCGCCAGCGGCAATTCTCAAGAGGCCGAAGAAGCGTCGATCGCGCATCTCGACGCGATATGGTTTCGCTTGGCCGTCGCTTCCGACGACCCTTCGCTACCACGCGATCCCTTGTCACGAGCTTGCGCCTATCTCGCTTTTCATTTCAGCGAGCCGATCCGCCTGACGGTTGTCGCCAGAGAAATCGCCGGGTGCACCGCTGGGCATCTAGCGCGGCTCTTTCGCGACGAACTCGATCTGAGCTTTAGCGAGTATCTGATCGAACTTCGGATGCAAAAAGGAGCGCAGCTGTTGCAGAATACGAGTCGCGCCATTCAAGACGTCGCCAGGCGGGTCGGCTATCAAGATCCGTCACGTTTTACCCGGCATTTCCGCCGTCGCTTTGGACAAACGCCAGGCATGTTTCGCGAGAAATACAAGTTCAATCAGCGGAAGACGCGAAGCGGCTATTCGGCGATGTAG
- the obgE gene encoding GTPase ObgE, which yields MFVDRVIIEVEGGSGGDGCMSFRREKYVPNGGPDGGDGGSGSSIIMVAEEGVDSLMAMSHIKHWRGTRGNNGGPANRTGKSAEDVIIKVPLGTVVIEADAGFVMKDLNVAGEQMIAARGGSGGRGNLSFKNSTNRAPRQSTPGGKGERRKLILELKSIADIGLIGKPNAGKSTLLSRLSRARPEIADYPFTTKFPNLGQVQIDYDRTFVLADIPGLIEGASEGVGLGHEFLRHVERAGILIHLVEPAPVDGTDPIENYQSIRHELTQYDADLAARPEILCVTKAELPEGKEIRDKLAEITGGEVLLISAVTGENLNVLLSRAGDELDRARQKAKS from the coding sequence ATGTTTGTAGATCGCGTAATTATCGAAGTTGAAGGGGGCTCTGGCGGCGACGGCTGCATGAGCTTTCGTCGTGAAAAATATGTCCCCAACGGCGGACCCGACGGTGGGGACGGCGGCAGCGGTTCAAGCATCATCATGGTTGCCGAAGAAGGGGTCGACAGCCTGATGGCGATGTCGCACATCAAGCATTGGCGCGGTACCCGCGGCAATAACGGCGGCCCCGCCAATCGCACCGGCAAATCGGCCGAAGACGTGATCATCAAGGTTCCGCTCGGGACCGTCGTGATCGAAGCCGACGCCGGCTTTGTCATGAAAGACCTGAACGTCGCCGGTGAGCAAATGATCGCCGCCCGCGGCGGTTCTGGCGGCCGCGGAAACTTGAGCTTCAAGAACTCGACCAATCGCGCTCCGCGACAGTCGACCCCAGGCGGCAAGGGAGAACGCCGCAAGCTGATCCTCGAACTAAAGTCGATCGCCGACATCGGTTTGATCGGCAAGCCGAACGCCGGCAAGAGCACGCTGCTGTCGCGACTTTCCCGCGCTCGCCCAGAGATCGCCGACTATCCTTTCACCACCAAGTTCCCGAACCTGGGCCAGGTGCAAATCGACTACGACCGCACGTTTGTGCTGGCCGACATTCCCGGCTTGATCGAAGGGGCCAGCGAAGGAGTTGGCTTGGGACACGAGTTCCTGCGTCACGTCGAACGCGCCGGCATCTTGATTCATCTGGTCGAGCCGGCGCCGGTCGACGGCACCGATCCGATTGAGAACTATCAATCGATCCGCCACGAACTGACGCAATACGACGCCGACTTGGCCGCGCGCCCAGAAATCTTGTGCGTCACCAAAGCGGAACTGCCCGAAGGAAAAGAGATACGCGACAAGCTGGCCGAAATCACCGGCGGCGAAGTGCTGTTGATCTCGGCCGTGACCGGCGAAAATCTGAACGTGCTGCTCAGTCGCGCCGGCGACGAGCTCGATCGTGCACGGCAAAAGGCCAAATCGTAA
- a CDS encoding dihydrodipicolinate synthase family protein, translating into MYENITGIVPPMVTPFRADGSIDEEALRAETRYLIDTAQVHGLAVCGSTGEGQTLSVEETRLITAVVCEEAAGSVPVITGIIADSTAAVIERGLAVRDLNVAALQVTPVHYVFRPDDDAMTKYFADITAETELPLIIYNVVPWAYLSPQLLTRIIDSVDGVIGVKQSAGDLKLLADLLMMVGDRARIMSAVDALLYPSYALGAVGAIAATLTAVPGLCVEQWNAVQAGDHQRGKELHEKILPIWNAIFDHNLPANIRYCMELQGRGGGVPRPPMPATSAVQKEPIREALIGAGVVLTNDELCAAR; encoded by the coding sequence ATGTACGAAAATATAACCGGCATTGTTCCGCCGATGGTCACCCCGTTTCGCGCGGATGGATCGATCGATGAAGAAGCGTTAAGAGCCGAAACGCGTTATCTCATCGATACGGCGCAGGTCCATGGATTGGCCGTTTGCGGCAGTACCGGCGAAGGGCAAACGTTGTCGGTCGAGGAAACCCGCTTGATCACGGCGGTCGTCTGCGAAGAAGCGGCCGGGAGCGTGCCGGTAATCACCGGCATTATTGCCGACAGCACGGCGGCGGTGATCGAACGCGGACTCGCGGTTCGCGACCTCAACGTCGCCGCGCTGCAGGTCACGCCGGTCCACTACGTCTTTCGTCCCGACGATGACGCGATGACCAAATACTTCGCCGATATCACGGCAGAAACCGAGCTGCCGTTGATCATCTACAACGTCGTTCCTTGGGCTTACTTGTCGCCGCAATTGCTCACTCGCATTATCGACAGCGTCGACGGCGTGATCGGCGTCAAGCAAAGCGCCGGCGATCTCAAGCTGCTGGCGGACTTGTTGATGATGGTCGGCGATCGTGCGCGCATCATGAGCGCCGTCGACGCCCTGCTGTATCCGTCATACGCATTGGGCGCGGTCGGCGCAATCGCGGCGACCTTGACCGCCGTGCCTGGCTTGTGCGTCGAGCAATGGAACGCCGTTCAAGCCGGCGATCATCAGCGAGGTAAAGAACTGCACGAAAAAATCTTGCCGATCTGGAACGCGATCTTCGATCACAATTTGCCCGCGAACATTCGTTATTGCATGGAGCTGCAAGGACGCGGCGGCGGCGTTCCGCGACCGCCGATGCCGGCGACTTCCGCTGTGCAAAAAGAGCCGATTCGTGAGGCGTTGATCGGCGCCGGCGTGGTGCTGACCAACGACGAATTGTGCGCCGCACGCTAA
- the rpmA gene encoding 50S ribosomal protein L27, with product MAHKKGQGSSRNGRDSNPQYRGVKKFGGEKVRAGNILIRQLGTKWRPGKNVGCGNDWTLFALCDGSVMFDQEGRRINIVPVPAAVEAN from the coding sequence ATGGCCCATAAGAAAGGTCAAGGTTCGAGCCGCAACGGTCGCGATTCGAATCCCCAGTATCGCGGCGTCAAGAAGTTTGGCGGCGAAAAGGTTCGTGCCGGCAACATTCTTATTCGCCAACTGGGCACCAAATGGCGCCCCGGCAAGAACGTCGGCTGCGGCAATGATTGGACGCTGTTCGCCCTTTGCGACGGCTCGGTGATGTTTGACCAAGAAGGTCGCCGCATCAACATCGTTCCGGTCCCCGCGGCCGTCGAAGCGAACTAG
- a CDS encoding bile acid:sodium symporter family protein, with protein sequence MSSLRQTFAQLSFTVAVLAFAASGYFFPALYQWEGNGWQPRQAIAPLVQVIMFGMGVSLTFADFGRVLKMPRTVLIGVLCQFIFMPLLAYGSVRLFGLQTEVAAGLILIGSCPGGVASNVIAYIAGANVPLSVTMTACSTICSPILTPLAMLLLAGEYVPLEILPMAWSIFQMILLPVLLGLLANQYASRWVRQVKLVMPVVAMLGICLIVAITIALARDDIRSVGLTLFLAVLCQNGVAYAVGYWSARCLGVGEIECRTIALEVGIQNGGMATGLAINVLHSPVIALGSAVYGPWSAITSSILATYWRSQTVSEEAPPLPTSPQA encoded by the coding sequence ATGTCCAGCTTACGTCAAACTTTTGCGCAGCTTTCCTTTACGGTCGCTGTGCTCGCCTTCGCCGCCTCCGGCTACTTTTTCCCTGCGCTCTATCAATGGGAAGGGAACGGCTGGCAGCCGCGGCAAGCGATCGCCCCGTTAGTCCAAGTCATCATGTTTGGCATGGGCGTATCCCTCACGTTCGCCGACTTTGGCCGCGTGCTGAAAATGCCGCGGACCGTCTTGATCGGCGTTCTCTGTCAATTCATCTTCATGCCGTTGCTCGCATACGGATCGGTTCGCTTATTCGGGCTACAAACCGAAGTAGCGGCCGGGTTAATCTTGATCGGCAGTTGCCCCGGCGGAGTTGCGTCGAACGTCATCGCCTATATCGCTGGCGCCAACGTGCCGTTGTCAGTCACGATGACCGCTTGTTCGACCATTTGCTCTCCCATCCTGACGCCGCTGGCGATGCTGCTGTTAGCAGGCGAGTACGTCCCACTCGAGATCCTCCCGATGGCATGGTCCATTTTTCAAATGATCTTGTTGCCGGTCTTACTGGGATTGCTCGCGAATCAATACGCCAGTCGGTGGGTTCGGCAAGTCAAACTGGTTATGCCGGTTGTTGCGATGCTGGGGATCTGCTTGATTGTGGCGATCACCATTGCGCTGGCGCGCGACGATATCCGCAGCGTCGGCCTGACTCTATTCCTGGCCGTCCTCTGCCAAAACGGAGTCGCCTACGCCGTCGGCTATTGGAGCGCGCGTTGTCTGGGAGTTGGCGAAATCGAATGCCGTACGATCGCGCTGGAAGTCGGCATTCAAAATGGCGGCATGGCGACAGGGCTCGCGATCAACGTCCTCCACTCGCCGGTCATCGCACTCGGTTCCGCCGTCTACGGTCCTTGGAGCGCGATCACCAGCTCGATCCTCGCGACCTACTGGAGAAGCCAAACTGTCAGCGAAGAGGCGCCGCCGCTGCCAACCTCCCCGCAGGCTTGA
- a CDS encoding exo-alpha-sialidase — MKNFWIFTIAWAALGGPWCDIADAEERLSNQDSAANPHHIWRADQQVLPAAQLPELSDVEFRVIKPYEFKQDGYRFLHGVALAWHHDRLYASFGHNRGSENTDTEEARYRVSDDAGKTWSEVLPIDTDDQPGLGVSHGVFHSTGDKLWAFLGAYREMRKGVHTRAYTLDEATGKWTPEGVVVEGGFWPMTAPVKMDDGNWIMPGLCVNKRTSAGVAISDGDDMTAWKLVVIPKREDVGGMWGESTIWVDGPQIINICRYGHKAEALVAVSDDYGKTWTKMQPSNLPMVTSKPCAGTLSNGQRYLIATTTADSGNRRYPLTIAVSRPGEAQLSKIWVIRQAQFPEGPGESHPRAALSYPYAIEHEGKLYVGYSNNGGAIMRAGNDNSAELAIIPLEQLSVE; from the coding sequence ATGAAAAACTTCTGGATATTTACGATCGCCTGGGCCGCTCTCGGCGGCCCGTGGTGTGACATTGCCGACGCCGAAGAGCGCTTGAGTAATCAAGACTCGGCGGCGAACCCGCACCACATCTGGCGAGCCGACCAACAGGTGCTGCCGGCCGCTCAACTGCCGGAGTTAAGCGACGTCGAATTCCGGGTAATCAAACCGTACGAATTCAAGCAAGACGGATACCGATTTTTGCATGGCGTCGCGTTGGCCTGGCATCATGACCGGCTCTACGCTTCGTTCGGACATAATCGGGGTTCGGAGAACACCGATACGGAAGAAGCCCGATATCGCGTGAGCGACGATGCCGGCAAGACTTGGAGCGAAGTCCTGCCGATCGATACCGATGACCAGCCAGGTTTGGGCGTCAGTCATGGAGTCTTTCATTCGACCGGTGACAAGCTGTGGGCTTTTCTCGGCGCCTATCGCGAAATGCGGAAAGGCGTTCACACCCGCGCCTATACGCTGGACGAAGCGACCGGCAAGTGGACGCCGGAAGGAGTCGTCGTGGAGGGGGGTTTTTGGCCGATGACTGCGCCAGTGAAGATGGACGACGGCAACTGGATTATGCCGGGACTGTGCGTGAATAAAAGAACCTCGGCCGGCGTCGCAATCAGCGACGGTGACGACATGACCGCTTGGAAATTGGTCGTGATTCCCAAACGCGAAGATGTCGGCGGCATGTGGGGAGAATCGACGATTTGGGTCGACGGCCCGCAGATTATCAACATTTGCCGCTATGGCCACAAAGCCGAAGCGCTGGTCGCCGTGAGCGATGATTACGGTAAAACATGGACCAAGATGCAGCCCAGCAACTTGCCGATGGTTACGTCGAAGCCATGCGCCGGAACGTTGAGTAACGGGCAACGTTATCTCATAGCGACGACCACCGCCGACTCGGGAAATCGGCGTTATCCGTTGACGATCGCCGTCAGCCGACCCGGCGAGGCGCAGCTGTCGAAGATTTGGGTGATTCGCCAGGCTCAATTCCCAGAAGGTCCCGGAGAATCGCATCCTCGTGCGGCCCTCTCGTATCCCTATGCGATCGAGCATGAAGGGAAGCTGTATGTCGGTTACTCGAACAACGGGGGAGCGATCATGCGCGCCGGAAATGACAACAGCGCCGAGCTGGCGATCATTCCGCTTGAGCAGTTATCTGTCGAATAG
- a CDS encoding GTPase → MNLAAETIAALVTPSGRSAIATVIVAGPAANSAVDRHFFPLGKRQASATSVGDILVGHWRDNDHAPGEELVVSRTGDERLEVHCHGGIAASRRILDHLQTAGCREIAWTEYAERTEAAPTIAAARIALAKARTSRTAAHLLDQYNGALQTELASITALLDSQETSDAQLRITALLATARFGLHLTMPWKVVIAGRPNVGKSSLINALVGYERAIVFDQPGTTRDAVTAAAAFDGWPVELADTAGLRESDDAIEREGVSRARQLQSEADLILLAFDASARWTAEDQQLIDAHPDAIIVHNKCDLPISSRGHRPAGLKVSAQRGDGIAMLIETIGQALVPTPPTPETPLLFTEEQVAALRQTARWIAEKNLPAANAMLQALLGA, encoded by the coding sequence ATGAACCTTGCAGCGGAAACGATCGCCGCGCTGGTGACACCCAGCGGGCGCAGCGCGATCGCGACGGTCATCGTCGCCGGCCCCGCCGCCAACTCGGCGGTGGATCGTCATTTCTTTCCGCTGGGCAAGCGTCAGGCGTCGGCTACTTCCGTTGGCGACATCCTTGTGGGTCACTGGCGCGACAACGATCATGCGCCCGGCGAAGAACTGGTCGTCAGCCGAACCGGTGACGAGCGGCTCGAAGTCCATTGTCACGGCGGCATCGCCGCGTCACGTCGCATCCTGGATCATTTGCAAACCGCTGGCTGCCGCGAGATCGCTTGGACCGAATACGCCGAGCGAACCGAAGCTGCGCCGACCATCGCCGCCGCCCGCATTGCACTGGCCAAGGCCCGCACGTCTCGCACCGCCGCGCATCTGCTCGATCAATACAACGGCGCTCTGCAAACCGAGTTAGCGTCGATCACAGCGCTGCTGGACTCGCAGGAAACGAGCGACGCCCAACTGCGGATCACGGCGCTGCTGGCGACTGCGCGCTTCGGCCTGCATCTGACCATGCCGTGGAAGGTGGTGATCGCCGGTCGCCCGAATGTCGGCAAAAGCAGCCTGATCAACGCGCTGGTCGGCTACGAACGGGCAATCGTCTTCGATCAACCCGGCACCACCCGCGACGCCGTCACCGCAGCAGCCGCGTTTGACGGCTGGCCGGTCGAACTGGCCGACACCGCCGGCCTGCGCGAGAGCGACGACGCAATCGAAAGAGAAGGAGTCTCTCGCGCTCGCCAATTGCAAAGCGAAGCCGATCTGATCCTGCTGGCTTTCGACGCTTCGGCCCGATGGACGGCGGAAGATCAACAACTGATCGACGCGCATCCCGACGCGATCATCGTTCACAACAAATGCGACCTGCCGATCAGCAGCCGCGGACATCGCCCCGCAGGGCTAAAGGTCTCGGCCCAACGCGGCGACGGCATTGCGATGTTGATCGAAACGATCGGCCAGGCGCTCGTCCCCACGCCGCCGACGCCGGAGACTCCGCTGCTATTTACCGAAGAACAAGTCGCCGCGTTGCGGCAAACGGCGCGCTGGATCGCTGAAAAGAATCTACCGGCCGCCAACGCGATGTTGCAAGCGTTGCTTGGCGCCTAG